The Salvelinus sp. IW2-2015 linkage group LG8, ASM291031v2, whole genome shotgun sequence genome window below encodes:
- the LOC111968154 gene encoding metalloproteinase inhibitor 2: protein MQLSINGVLCTLTVLLLWQAEELVEGCSCAPVHPQQAFCNADVVIRAKVVGEKEVDAGNDIYGNPITRIQYDVKQLKMYKGPDQDIEEIFTAPVSAVCGVTFDTSGKKEYLISGKVEAGGKMHVTLCDYITPWESMSPTQKTSLTQRYQMGCDCKIVRCPSLPCAISAPEECLWTDLMMEKQVHGRQANHYACVKRADGSCSWYRGNAPPKKEFMDIEDP, encoded by the exons ATGCAGTTATCAATTAACGGCGTACTCTGCACTCTGACGGTGCTGCTTCTGTGGCAGGCGGAGGAGCTCGTTGAAGGGTGCAGCTGTGCCCCCGTGCACCCACAACAGGCGTTCTGCAACGCGGACGTAG TGATCCGCGCAAAGGTGGTGGGGGAGAAGGAGGTAGATGCTGGGAATGATATCTATGGTAACCCCATCACCAGGATACAGTATGACGTCAAACAGCTCAAG ATGTATAAGGGTCCTGACCAGGACATTGAGGAGATCTTCACTGCTCCAGTCTCCGCTGTGTGTGGCGTTACCTTCGATACCAGTGGCAAGAAGGAGTACCTGATCTCAG GCAAGGTGGAGGCAGGTGGGAAGATGCATGTGACCCTGTGTGACTACATCACTCCCTGGGAGTCCATGAGCCCCACTCAGAAGACGAGTCTGACTCAGCGCTATCAGATGGGCTGTGACTGCAAG atTGTGCGCTGCCCCTCCCTGCCCTGTGCCATCTCTGCTCCAGAGGAGTGTCTGTGGACAGACCTGATGATGGAGAAGCAGGTGCACGGTCGCCAAGCCAACCACTATGCCTGCGTTAAGAGGGCCGACGGCTCCTGTTCCTGGTACCGCGGTAATGCTCCGCCCAAGAAAGAGTTCATGGACATCGAGGACCCCTAG